Proteins encoded in a region of the Macrobrachium nipponense isolate FS-2020 chromosome 39, ASM1510439v2, whole genome shotgun sequence genome:
- the LOC135210220 gene encoding dentin sialophosphoprotein-like isoform X2, which yields MATWTPRNAMRGIAVSPWGRPPPPPYLSPEYPSSETLPSTPPDSDLDDEEASSSSSSSSSTYPVESDMPIPISPYEEPEVEDWLEQQLATTGEMSVVERLQYLLDTGQFADVNIRVGQGNNVTVFKAHRLILATASQPLYRLVYTVNPHPNPNDVTTVRVTDMKPTDFEHILKYIYTDTIDCSNINVAFELLRASKKWGLAGLGIKSLNYLEEFLDEYEPSSDDMKTNLFDLLVLSEQSLCDMYEKCLKVLAKHCNEVIPCEGFLKLEKPVVCKVLHYKDLKFSDHLRLFEAIRDWGLRYVNVKNLKMSQLGDVVEELINIVDFEKIEDNDFVTTVLTSECLGKAEVIAFFMTRGLEIPRNLDFNNNKQISLKNGTVLAFQKVCRFRKGYRCPQEQIYLPHELRFRVSKNVKLIGVGFGFLFSCTDMGITIHCQGPWETRQWTDIIQTYCRVSGEKQETADVRLMFSEPVRIEANHSYKVMVKIGRMSSGSSDVELWGGTGAQYTVATEELDFYFIKAAVDPNTKVEERDGDVNPGIITELLYQIDTEDYSKEDAKTEVVTRRRRPKEEEEEDESQQTSNEASPWRKRHRAANMSLQTSEVTRIRRRGDGSDSISYTPKKSPVEEYKPMSFSTNRWRTRTRDEESDSNKTTPVEEYKPSSFSTNRWRTRTKDEDTEKATKVEEYEYKPTSFSTNRWRPKPQEESSKPVEDSRPTSFSTNRWRTRTQEDSSSTVAKSNEETQPPGFLTNRWRNKSRDEDSNKSTSDTPFGTRKVSTEDKTDVNSTTNRWRTRSREEPPQTKVELRKTIGADDDKSSSLPFLRRRESTENKPAELPFMRRRESTENKVTEMPAYLRKRSNPMDDNKTATPFGRSRWGSSITSTTSNDDSKSSSTTQSRFLKNSDISSKSSQPSDSYRTRDTSASRYSSNREIPSTSTLSRPSDSVIGRTRESSVSLTRAPSLSRFRDSSSTSRFGPSSTSSYGSSYLSRYDSSSAGDTGNSGLSDSSPTSVSSRYNSSTSSGNTPRRYLGAGSDSTLYRTRTGSSLGTGGTNPGVSDRYSSTSSNRYTPLGTSSGLKDSGSSSRFSISGSSRPNDSGTSSTYSTSGLRGASDSSPSNRYSSTSVSKGTTDASSSSRYGSLLSKGATDTTSSNRYGTSVSKGATDGFSSSRFGRYSSPVNTRGTDSTSKSMGSRYGTSVLSPTPSTTYSGSNSSKLSAASGAGRYGNDSPTGKYGTTANKYSTISSRH from the exons ATGGCCACGTGGACGCCTCGAAATGCCATGCGGGGTATAGCTGTGTCACCATGGGggcgccccccacccccgccctacCTCTCCCCCGAGTACCCGAGTAGCGAGACTTTGCCCTCCACACCTCCAGACTCAGACCTGGATGATGAGGaagcctcttcttcctcctcctcctcctcctccacgtaCCCAGTAGAGAGTGACATGCCAATACCCATCTCCCCATACGAGGAACCGGAAGTCGAGGACTGGTTGG AGCAACAGTTGGCAACCACCGGAGAGATGTCAGTTGTGGAAAGACTCCAGTACCTTCTTGATACGGGTCAGTTCGCCGACGTCAACATCCGCGTTGGTCAGGGCAACAATGTCACCGTTTTCAAG GCACATCGGTTAATCCTGGCTACAGCTAGTCAGCCCCTCTACAGGCTGGTCTACACAGtgaacccccaccccaacccgaATGACGTCACCACCGTCAGAGTGACCGATATGAAACCGACTGACTTCGAACATATTCTGAA GTACATCTACACAGACACCATCGACTGCAGCAACATAAACGTAGCCTTCGAACTGCTGAGGGCGAGCAAGAAGTGGGGCCTGGCCGGCCTGGGCATCAAGTCGCTGAACTACCTGGAGGAATTCCTGGACGAGTACGAGCCTTCGTCGGACGACATGAAGACCAACCTCTTCGACCTCCTGGTCCTGTCAGAGCAGTCGCTGTGTGACATGTACGAAAAGTGCCTGAAGGTCCTGGCCAAGCACTGCAACGAGGTCATCCCCTGCGAAGGGTTCCTCAAACTGGAGAAGCCCGTCGTCTGCAAGGTCCTACACTACAAGGACCTCAAGTTCTCCGATCACCTGAGACTCTTCGAAGCCATCAGGGACTGGGGTCTCCGGTACGTCAACGTCAAGAACTTGAAGATGTCGCAGCTGGGAGACGTCGTCGAGGAGCTCATTAACATCGTGGACTTCGAGAAGATCGAGGACAATGACTTCGTGACGACCGTCTTGACCTCGGAGTGTTTAGGGAAGGCCGAGGTCATCGCCTTCTTCATGACCCGTGGGTTGGAGATTCCAAGAAACCTcgacttcaacaacaacaaacag aTCTCCCTCAAGAATGGAACGGTTTTGGCCTTCCAGAAGGTCTGTCGATTCCGCAAAGGGTATCGATGCCCTCAGGAACAG ATATACCTTCCACACGAACTGAGGTTCAGAGTCAGCAAAAACGTCAAGCTGATTGGAGTAGGATTTGGGTTCCTCTTCAGCTGCACAGACATGGGAATCACCATCCACTGCCAAGGACCGTGGGAGACCAGGCAGTGGACTGATATCATACAG ACCTACTGCCGAGTTTCAGGTGAAAAACAAGAAACTGCCGACGTTCGTCTCATGTTCTCCGAACCAGTCCGCATTGAAGCTAACCACAGTTACAAG GTTATGGTCAAAATTGGACGAATGAGTTCTGGAAGTTCAGATGTTGAGCTTTGGGGAGGCACTGGTGCGCAGTACACGGTTGCGACAGAAGAACTTGACTTCTACTTCATCAAGGCTGCAGTTGACCCAAATACAAAAGTTGAGGAGCGAGATGGTGATGTTAATCCTGGAATTATCACAGAGCTGTTGTATCAGATCGACACAGAAGACTACAGCAAAGAAGATGCGAAGACTGAGGTTGTCACGAGGAGACGCCgtccaaaggaggaggaggaggaagatgaatcCCAACAGACATCCAATGAAGCTAGTCCATGGCGCAAACGTCATAGGGCTGCAAATATGTCCCTGCAGACTTCTGAAGTGACGAGAATTAGGCGAAGAGGTGATGGCAGTGACTCTATATCATATACTCCTAAAAAATCTCCCGTAGAGGAATATAAGCCTATGAGTTTCTCAACTAACAGGTGGAGGACTAGAACTCGTGATGAGGAATCTGATTCCAATAAGACCACTCCAGTAGAAGAATATAAACCATCAAGCTTTTCCACGAATAGATGGAGAACGAGAACGAAAGATGAAGACACTGAGAAAGCCACTAAGGTAGAAGAATACGAATACAAGCCAACTAGTTTTTCAACCAACAGATGGCGACCGAAACCTCAGGAAGAGTCTAGTAAACCTGTGGAAGATTCTAGACCTACTAGTTTCTCCACAAACAGATGGCGAACGAGAACGCAAGAGGATTCTAGCTCAACTGTGGCTAAATCCAATGAAGAAACTCAGCCTCCAGGTTTTCTTACAAACAGGTGGAGAAACAAATCACGGGATGAAGATTCTAATAAGAGCACCTCAGACACtccttttggtaccaggaaagtATCAACTGAAGATAAAACTGACGTCAATTCCACCACTAACCGTTGGAGAACTAGATCTCGAGAAGAACCACCACAAACCAAAGTTGAGCTTCGCAAAACCATTGGAGCTGACGATGACAAATCAAGTTCCCTACCATTCCTGAGGAGAAGAGAGTCAACAGAAAATAAGCCTGCTGAATTACCTTTCATGAGACGACGAGAATCAACTGAAAATAAAGTCACGGAAATGCCAGCATACTTGAGAAAAAGGTCAAATCCTATGGATGATAATAAAACAGCAACACCATTTGGCAGAAGTAGATGGGGCAGTAGCATTACTTCCACTACCAGTAATGATGATAGTAAATCTAGCTCAACAACACAGAGTCGGTTTTTGAAGAACAGTGATATATCCTCTAAATCTTCTCAACCAAGTGATTCATACAGAACAAGAGATACTTCTGCATCACGTTACAGTTCCAATAGAGAGATACCTTCAACATCCACTCTTTCAAGGCCAAGTGATAGTGTCATTGGAAGAACCAGAGAATCCTCTGTGTCTTTAACACGAGCTCCTTCCCTGTCAAGGTTTCGGGACTCCTCATCCACATCTCGCTTTGGTCCGTCATCTACAAGTAGTTATGGAAGCAGTTATTTAAGCAGGTATGATTCATCTTCAGCTGGTGACACTGGCAATAGTGGATTGTCAGACTCTAGCCCAACTAGCGTCAGTAGTAGATACAATTCATCTACCTCAAGTGGGAATACTCCAAGGAGGTATTTAGGTGCTGGTAGTGATTCAACTCTATACAGAACCAGGACAGGTTCCAGTCTTGGCACTGGTGGAACCAACCCCGGTGTTAGCGATAGATACAGCTCCACATCAAGTAACAGATACACACCCCTAGGAACCTCATCAGGACTGAAAGATTCAGGTTCAAGTAGTAGATTTAGTATTTCAGGATCTTCAAGACCTAATGATTCTGGAACTAGCAGTACATACAGTACATCAGGACTCAGAGGAGCTTCTGACTCTAGCCCTAGTAATAGATATAGTAGTACGTCAGTGTCAAAGGGAACTACTGACGCCAGTTCTAGTAGTAGATATGGTTCATTACTGTCTAAGGGGGCTACCGACACCACCTCTAGTAATAGATATGGTACGTCAGTGTCCAAGGGAGCTACTGATGGCTTCTCTAGTAGTAGATTTGGTAGGTACAGCTCCCCAGTCAACACAAGAGGGACTGACTCTACCTCAAAGAGCATGGGCAGTAGATACGGCACCTCAGTTCTGTCTCCCACGCCCAGCACAACTTACAGTGGTAGCAATAGCAGCAAGCTGAGTGCTGCCAGTGGAGCTGGTAGGTATGGAAATGATAGTCCCACTGGTAAATATGGAACCACAGCTAATAAATACAGCACCATATCCAGCCGACATTAA
- the LOC135210220 gene encoding dentin sialophosphoprotein-like isoform X4: MSVVERLQYLLDTGQFADVNIRVGQGNNVTVFKAHRLILATASQPLYRLVYTVNPHPNPNDVTTVRVTDMKPTDFEHILKYIYTDTIDCSNINVAFELLRASKKWGLAGLGIKSLNYLEEFLDEYEPSSDDMKTNLFDLLVLSEQSLCDMYEKCLKVLAKHCNEVIPCEGFLKLEKPVVCKVLHYKDLKFSDHLRLFEAIRDWGLRYVNVKNLKMSQLGDVVEELINIVDFEKIEDNDFVTTVLTSECLGKAEVIAFFMTRGLEIPRNLDFNNNKQLPFWIWFCATSVTEGKTKKGSKRKSGNLSTVPESSPTISLKNGTVLAFQKVCRFRKGYRCPQEQIYLPHELRFRVSKNVKLIGVGFGFLFSCTDMGITIHCQGPWETRQWTDIIQTYCRVSGEKQETADVRLMFSEPVRIEANHSYKVMVKIGRMSSGSSDVELWGGTGAQYTVATEELDFYFIKAAVDPNTKVEERDGDVNPGIITELLYQIDTEDYSKEDAKTEVVTRRRRPKEEEEEDESQQTSNEASPWRKRHRAANMSLQTSEVTRIRRRGDGSDSISYTPKKSPVEEYKPMSFSTNRWRTRTRDEESDSNKTTPVEEYKPSSFSTNRWRTRTKDEDTEKATKVEEYEYKPTSFSTNRWRPKPQEESSKPVEDSRPTSFSTNRWRTRTQEDSSSTVAKSNEETQPPGFLTNRWRNKSRDEDSNKSTSDTPFGTRKVSTEDKTDVNSTTNRWRTRSREEPPQTKVELRKTIGADDDKSSSLPFLRRRESTENKPAELPFMRRRESTENKVTEMPAYLRKRSNPMDDNKTATPFGRSRWGSSITSTTSNDDSKSSSTTQSRFLKNSDISSKSSQPSDSYRTRDTSASRYSSNREIPSTSTLSRPSDSVIGRTRESSVSLTRAPSLSRFRDSSSTSRFGPSSTSSYGSSYLSRYDSSSAGDTGNSGLSDSSPTSVSSRYNSSTSSGNTPRRYLGAGSDSTLYRTRTGSSLGTGGTNPGVSDRYSSTSSNRYTPLGTSSGLKDSGSSSRFSISGSSRPNDSGTSSTYSTSGLRGASDSSPSNRYSSTSVSKGTTDASSSSRYGSLLSKGATDTTSSNRYGTSVSKGATDGFSSSRFGRYSSPVNTRGTDSTSKSMGSRYGTSVLSPTPSTTYSGSNSSKLSAASGAGRYGNDSPTGKYGTTANKYSTISSRH, from the exons ATGTCAGTTGTGGAAAGACTCCAGTACCTTCTTGATACGGGTCAGTTCGCCGACGTCAACATCCGCGTTGGTCAGGGCAACAATGTCACCGTTTTCAAG GCACATCGGTTAATCCTGGCTACAGCTAGTCAGCCCCTCTACAGGCTGGTCTACACAGtgaacccccaccccaacccgaATGACGTCACCACCGTCAGAGTGACCGATATGAAACCGACTGACTTCGAACATATTCTGAA GTACATCTACACAGACACCATCGACTGCAGCAACATAAACGTAGCCTTCGAACTGCTGAGGGCGAGCAAGAAGTGGGGCCTGGCCGGCCTGGGCATCAAGTCGCTGAACTACCTGGAGGAATTCCTGGACGAGTACGAGCCTTCGTCGGACGACATGAAGACCAACCTCTTCGACCTCCTGGTCCTGTCAGAGCAGTCGCTGTGTGACATGTACGAAAAGTGCCTGAAGGTCCTGGCCAAGCACTGCAACGAGGTCATCCCCTGCGAAGGGTTCCTCAAACTGGAGAAGCCCGTCGTCTGCAAGGTCCTACACTACAAGGACCTCAAGTTCTCCGATCACCTGAGACTCTTCGAAGCCATCAGGGACTGGGGTCTCCGGTACGTCAACGTCAAGAACTTGAAGATGTCGCAGCTGGGAGACGTCGTCGAGGAGCTCATTAACATCGTGGACTTCGAGAAGATCGAGGACAATGACTTCGTGACGACCGTCTTGACCTCGGAGTGTTTAGGGAAGGCCGAGGTCATCGCCTTCTTCATGACCCGTGGGTTGGAGATTCCAAGAAACCTcgacttcaacaacaacaaacag CTCCCATTCTGGATATGGTTTTGTGCCACTTCCGTGACGGAGGGGAAGACCAAGAAGGGTAGCAAACGAAAATCCGGCAACCTGTCTACCGTTCCCGAAAGTTCACCCACA aTCTCCCTCAAGAATGGAACGGTTTTGGCCTTCCAGAAGGTCTGTCGATTCCGCAAAGGGTATCGATGCCCTCAGGAACAG ATATACCTTCCACACGAACTGAGGTTCAGAGTCAGCAAAAACGTCAAGCTGATTGGAGTAGGATTTGGGTTCCTCTTCAGCTGCACAGACATGGGAATCACCATCCACTGCCAAGGACCGTGGGAGACCAGGCAGTGGACTGATATCATACAG ACCTACTGCCGAGTTTCAGGTGAAAAACAAGAAACTGCCGACGTTCGTCTCATGTTCTCCGAACCAGTCCGCATTGAAGCTAACCACAGTTACAAG GTTATGGTCAAAATTGGACGAATGAGTTCTGGAAGTTCAGATGTTGAGCTTTGGGGAGGCACTGGTGCGCAGTACACGGTTGCGACAGAAGAACTTGACTTCTACTTCATCAAGGCTGCAGTTGACCCAAATACAAAAGTTGAGGAGCGAGATGGTGATGTTAATCCTGGAATTATCACAGAGCTGTTGTATCAGATCGACACAGAAGACTACAGCAAAGAAGATGCGAAGACTGAGGTTGTCACGAGGAGACGCCgtccaaaggaggaggaggaggaagatgaatcCCAACAGACATCCAATGAAGCTAGTCCATGGCGCAAACGTCATAGGGCTGCAAATATGTCCCTGCAGACTTCTGAAGTGACGAGAATTAGGCGAAGAGGTGATGGCAGTGACTCTATATCATATACTCCTAAAAAATCTCCCGTAGAGGAATATAAGCCTATGAGTTTCTCAACTAACAGGTGGAGGACTAGAACTCGTGATGAGGAATCTGATTCCAATAAGACCACTCCAGTAGAAGAATATAAACCATCAAGCTTTTCCACGAATAGATGGAGAACGAGAACGAAAGATGAAGACACTGAGAAAGCCACTAAGGTAGAAGAATACGAATACAAGCCAACTAGTTTTTCAACCAACAGATGGCGACCGAAACCTCAGGAAGAGTCTAGTAAACCTGTGGAAGATTCTAGACCTACTAGTTTCTCCACAAACAGATGGCGAACGAGAACGCAAGAGGATTCTAGCTCAACTGTGGCTAAATCCAATGAAGAAACTCAGCCTCCAGGTTTTCTTACAAACAGGTGGAGAAACAAATCACGGGATGAAGATTCTAATAAGAGCACCTCAGACACtccttttggtaccaggaaagtATCAACTGAAGATAAAACTGACGTCAATTCCACCACTAACCGTTGGAGAACTAGATCTCGAGAAGAACCACCACAAACCAAAGTTGAGCTTCGCAAAACCATTGGAGCTGACGATGACAAATCAAGTTCCCTACCATTCCTGAGGAGAAGAGAGTCAACAGAAAATAAGCCTGCTGAATTACCTTTCATGAGACGACGAGAATCAACTGAAAATAAAGTCACGGAAATGCCAGCATACTTGAGAAAAAGGTCAAATCCTATGGATGATAATAAAACAGCAACACCATTTGGCAGAAGTAGATGGGGCAGTAGCATTACTTCCACTACCAGTAATGATGATAGTAAATCTAGCTCAACAACACAGAGTCGGTTTTTGAAGAACAGTGATATATCCTCTAAATCTTCTCAACCAAGTGATTCATACAGAACAAGAGATACTTCTGCATCACGTTACAGTTCCAATAGAGAGATACCTTCAACATCCACTCTTTCAAGGCCAAGTGATAGTGTCATTGGAAGAACCAGAGAATCCTCTGTGTCTTTAACACGAGCTCCTTCCCTGTCAAGGTTTCGGGACTCCTCATCCACATCTCGCTTTGGTCCGTCATCTACAAGTAGTTATGGAAGCAGTTATTTAAGCAGGTATGATTCATCTTCAGCTGGTGACACTGGCAATAGTGGATTGTCAGACTCTAGCCCAACTAGCGTCAGTAGTAGATACAATTCATCTACCTCAAGTGGGAATACTCCAAGGAGGTATTTAGGTGCTGGTAGTGATTCAACTCTATACAGAACCAGGACAGGTTCCAGTCTTGGCACTGGTGGAACCAACCCCGGTGTTAGCGATAGATACAGCTCCACATCAAGTAACAGATACACACCCCTAGGAACCTCATCAGGACTGAAAGATTCAGGTTCAAGTAGTAGATTTAGTATTTCAGGATCTTCAAGACCTAATGATTCTGGAACTAGCAGTACATACAGTACATCAGGACTCAGAGGAGCTTCTGACTCTAGCCCTAGTAATAGATATAGTAGTACGTCAGTGTCAAAGGGAACTACTGACGCCAGTTCTAGTAGTAGATATGGTTCATTACTGTCTAAGGGGGCTACCGACACCACCTCTAGTAATAGATATGGTACGTCAGTGTCCAAGGGAGCTACTGATGGCTTCTCTAGTAGTAGATTTGGTAGGTACAGCTCCCCAGTCAACACAAGAGGGACTGACTCTACCTCAAAGAGCATGGGCAGTAGATACGGCACCTCAGTTCTGTCTCCCACGCCCAGCACAACTTACAGTGGTAGCAATAGCAGCAAGCTGAGTGCTGCCAGTGGAGCTGGTAGGTATGGAAATGATAGTCCCACTGGTAAATATGGAACCACAGCTAATAAATACAGCACCATATCCAGCCGACATTAA